The following coding sequences are from one Microbacterium wangchenii window:
- a CDS encoding DUF1844 domain-containing protein, protein MHTIPGSEPTPDPETERLARWEEQERAAASATRDIADVPAVEVITTTAVHLLSAAAVKVGLADDPENQTDLDEARKIINALAGLITAGAPEISDMHARSLRDGLRSVQLAFREASPLPDPIGKGPGEKWTGPVT, encoded by the coding sequence GTGCACACGATCCCCGGTAGTGAGCCCACCCCCGACCCCGAGACCGAGCGCCTGGCCCGCTGGGAGGAGCAGGAGCGCGCCGCCGCATCCGCCACCCGCGACATCGCCGACGTCCCCGCCGTGGAGGTCATCACGACCACCGCCGTGCACCTGCTCAGCGCCGCCGCGGTGAAGGTCGGGCTGGCCGACGACCCCGAGAACCAGACCGACCTGGACGAGGCCCGCAAGATCATCAACGCCCTCGCGGGCCTCATCACCGCCGGCGCCCCCGAGATCAGCGACATGCACGCCCGCTCGCTGCGCGACGGCCTGCGCTCCGTGCAGCTGGCCTTCCGCGAGGCCTCCCCGCTCCCCGACCCCATCGGCAAGGGGCCGGGCGAGAAGTGGACGGGGCCCGTCACGTAA
- the hisH gene encoding imidazole glycerol phosphate synthase subunit HisH, with protein sequence MTDRPVVAVLDYGSGNVHSAVKALAAAGADARLTSDRGVIRDADGLVVPGVGAFRAVMEALRESRGDEVIDRRLAGGRPVLGICVGMQVLFGRGVERGIDTEGLGEWPGAVTELDAPVLPHMGWNTVEAGEGSRLFAGIESERFYFVHSFAAQQWQLEVMPPFPAPTLTWCSYGTPFLAAVENGPLSATQFHPEKSGEAGIKLLSNWIGGLRRDSL encoded by the coding sequence GTGACCGACCGGCCGGTCGTCGCTGTCCTGGATTACGGCTCGGGCAACGTCCACTCCGCGGTGAAGGCGCTGGCCGCCGCGGGCGCCGACGCGCGACTGACCAGCGACCGTGGCGTCATCCGCGATGCCGACGGCCTCGTCGTGCCCGGTGTCGGTGCGTTCCGCGCCGTCATGGAGGCGTTGCGGGAGAGCCGCGGCGACGAGGTCATCGATCGCCGCCTCGCCGGTGGCCGGCCCGTCCTGGGCATCTGCGTCGGCATGCAGGTGCTGTTCGGGCGCGGAGTGGAGCGCGGTATCGACACGGAGGGGCTCGGGGAGTGGCCCGGTGCCGTGACCGAGCTCGACGCGCCGGTGCTGCCGCACATGGGCTGGAACACCGTCGAGGCCGGCGAGGGATCACGCCTATTCGCCGGCATCGAGTCCGAGCGGTTCTACTTCGTGCACTCGTTCGCCGCGCAGCAGTGGCAGCTGGAGGTCATGCCGCCCTTCCCCGCGCCCACTCTGACGTGGTGCTCCTACGGCACGCCCTTCCTTGCCGCGGTGGAGAACGGTCCGCTCTCGGCGACCCAGTTCCACCCGGAGAAGTCCGGCGAGGCCGGCATCAAGCTGTTGTCCAATTGGATCGGCGGCCTGCGCAGGGATAGCCTCTGA
- a CDS encoding histidinol-phosphate transaminase, which translates to MTTRLDDLPLRDDLRGLVPYGAPQAPLPIALNVNENTHPVPQEVADDILDSVARALRDINRYPDREFTALREAFAGYLGHGLTAEQIWAGNGSNEVLQHLLQAFAGPGRTAFSFAPTYSMYPLLTRGTGAQWIAGERAHDFTVSPESAATQVAQVRPDVVFLCAPNNPTGTPMGLDVIEAVYDATDGIVIVDEAYQEFAPRDERSALTLLPGRERLVVSRTMSKAFAFAGARVGYLAADPALVDALRLVRLPYHLSGLTQAAALAALAHAPVMLGMVDEIVAQRDRMSATLAALGYTPYDSGTNFVLFGGVDDPARTWRELYDRGILVRDVGIPHHLRVTAGTEEETTAFLDALASVGSKV; encoded by the coding sequence ATGACGACCCGGTTGGACGATCTCCCGCTCCGCGACGATCTGCGCGGCCTCGTGCCGTACGGCGCACCGCAGGCGCCGCTGCCCATCGCCCTGAACGTCAACGAGAACACCCACCCGGTGCCCCAGGAGGTCGCCGACGACATCCTGGACTCGGTGGCCCGGGCGCTGCGGGACATCAACCGGTACCCCGACCGCGAGTTCACCGCGCTGCGGGAGGCTTTCGCCGGCTACCTCGGGCACGGTCTCACGGCCGAGCAGATCTGGGCGGGCAACGGCTCCAACGAAGTGCTGCAGCACCTTCTGCAGGCCTTCGCCGGTCCCGGGCGGACGGCCTTCAGCTTCGCGCCGACCTACTCCATGTACCCGCTCCTCACCCGCGGCACCGGAGCGCAGTGGATCGCCGGCGAGCGCGCCCACGACTTCACCGTCTCGCCCGAGTCGGCGGCGACGCAGGTGGCGCAGGTGCGGCCGGATGTGGTCTTCCTGTGCGCGCCGAACAACCCGACCGGAACGCCCATGGGGCTCGATGTCATCGAGGCCGTCTACGACGCCACCGACGGGATCGTCATCGTCGATGAGGCGTACCAGGAGTTCGCTCCGCGCGACGAGCGCTCGGCACTGACCCTCCTCCCGGGGCGTGAGCGCCTCGTGGTGTCGCGCACCATGAGCAAGGCGTTCGCGTTCGCCGGCGCGCGCGTGGGTTACCTCGCTGCCGACCCCGCCCTCGTCGACGCGCTGCGTCTGGTCCGCCTGCCCTACCACCTCAGCGGACTGACCCAGGCGGCCGCGCTCGCGGCGCTGGCCCACGCGCCGGTCATGCTCGGAATGGTGGACGAGATCGTCGCGCAGCGCGACCGCATGTCGGCGACCCTCGCCGCCCTGGGGTACACCCCCTACGACTCCGGGACGAACTTCGTCCTGTTCGGCGGCGTGGACGACCCGGCCCGGACCTGGCGGGAACTGTACGACCGCGGCATCCTCGTCCGCGACGTCGGCATCCCACACCACCTGCGTGTCACCGCCGGCACCGAGGAGGAGACCACCGCGTTCCTGGACGCCCTGGCCTCGGTAGGATCGAAGGTATGA
- the priA gene encoding bifunctional 1-(5-phosphoribosyl)-5-((5-phosphoribosylamino)methylideneamino)imidazole-4-carboxamide isomerase/phosphoribosylanthranilate isomerase PriA, whose product MNDFASSPELILLPAVDIASGKAVRLTQGEAGTETSYGDPVDAAVEWARQGAKWIHLVDLDAAFGRGSNAAVLRKVIKAVRGVQVELSGGIRDDRSLEAALDSGAARINLGTAALENPEWAADVISRYGDAIAVGLDVRGTTLAARGWTRDGGDLWTVLDRLEEAGCSRYVVTDVTKDGTLRGPNLELLREMTSRTPKPIVASGGVSSLDDILALRDLVHLGVEGAIVGKALYAGAFTLAEALDVAGG is encoded by the coding sequence ATGAACGATTTCGCCTCCAGCCCCGAGCTGATCCTGCTGCCCGCCGTCGACATCGCCTCCGGGAAGGCCGTGCGCCTGACCCAGGGGGAGGCCGGCACCGAGACGAGCTACGGCGACCCCGTCGATGCCGCCGTGGAGTGGGCGCGACAGGGCGCGAAGTGGATCCACCTCGTGGATCTGGACGCCGCCTTCGGGCGCGGAAGCAACGCCGCCGTCCTGCGCAAGGTCATCAAGGCGGTCCGGGGCGTCCAGGTCGAGCTCTCCGGCGGCATCCGCGACGACCGGTCCCTGGAGGCGGCGCTGGACAGCGGCGCCGCCCGGATCAATCTCGGCACGGCTGCGCTGGAGAACCCGGAATGGGCCGCCGACGTGATCAGCCGCTACGGCGATGCGATCGCCGTCGGTCTGGACGTGCGCGGCACGACCCTCGCCGCCCGGGGCTGGACCCGTGACGGCGGGGACCTGTGGACGGTGCTGGACCGGCTGGAAGAGGCGGGGTGCTCGCGGTACGTCGTGACCGACGTCACCAAGGACGGCACGCTGCGCGGCCCCAACCTGGAGCTCCTGCGCGAGATGACCTCGCGCACGCCGAAGCCCATCGTCGCCTCCGGTGGCGTGTCGAGCCTCGACGACATTCTCGCGCTGCGCGATCTGGTGCACCTGGGCGTCGAGGGCGCGATCGTGGGGAAGGCGCTGTACGCGGGCGCCTTCACGCTGGCTGAGGCACTGGATGTCGCCGGAGGCTGA
- a CDS encoding LysM peptidoglycan-binding domain-containing protein, which translates to MATIASVAPTTRLRLTARGRRLLAGLAALPAAIAIALAVLGGGAALASAEGGAPAGTFTEITVMSGESLWSIAQDLAPHADPRDVVEDIARLNVLESSTVSAGQRLAIPVEYAPQS; encoded by the coding sequence ATGGCCACCATCGCGAGCGTCGCCCCCACCACCCGTCTGCGTCTGACGGCCCGCGGCCGTCGGCTGCTGGCCGGCCTGGCCGCGCTGCCCGCCGCCATCGCCATCGCCCTCGCCGTGCTCGGCGGTGGCGCAGCTCTCGCCTCGGCCGAGGGCGGCGCGCCGGCCGGCACCTTCACCGAGATCACGGTCATGTCGGGGGAGTCGCTGTGGTCGATCGCACAGGATCTCGCCCCCCACGCCGACCCGCGGGACGTCGTCGAGGACATCGCGCGTCTGAACGTGCTGGAATCCTCGACGGTCTCGGCCGGTCAGCGCCTGGCCATCCCGGTGGAGTACGCGCCGCAGTCATAG
- a CDS encoding SseB family protein, producing the protein MSPEADPGADSAGVPWEGRRFESNPHAGDDGSADPALLAALTAFRAGEGDAVAVVEAYRSARLLIPLIAEKGDSGVGAHGLEVDKTQELSIVTVAAPDGRKVLPVFTSVAAMGRWDAAARPVPAEGVRTALAAASDDTDLIVIDPGSETEFVLRRPAVWAIGQGIAWEPSHVSAEVFTGLQASISGELAVLDLAVEPGDPTARLRGPELVVHLQLMHGLAQEELDAVLARVARRWAADDRIAVLVDSLTVKLHRSP; encoded by the coding sequence ATGTCGCCGGAGGCTGATCCGGGCGCCGATTCGGCGGGGGTTCCGTGGGAGGGCCGCCGGTTCGAGTCGAACCCGCACGCGGGGGATGACGGATCGGCCGATCCGGCGCTCCTGGCGGCGCTCACCGCCTTCCGTGCGGGGGAGGGCGACGCCGTCGCGGTCGTCGAGGCGTACCGGAGCGCGCGGCTGCTCATCCCGCTGATCGCGGAGAAGGGCGACTCCGGCGTGGGCGCGCACGGGCTCGAGGTCGACAAGACGCAGGAACTGTCCATCGTGACGGTGGCCGCCCCGGACGGGCGCAAGGTGCTCCCCGTCTTCACCTCGGTGGCCGCGATGGGCCGGTGGGATGCCGCGGCCCGCCCGGTGCCCGCCGAGGGCGTGCGCACGGCGCTGGCCGCCGCATCCGATGACACCGACCTCATCGTGATCGATCCCGGCTCGGAGACCGAGTTCGTCCTGCGGCGCCCCGCGGTGTGGGCCATCGGGCAGGGCATCGCGTGGGAGCCCAGCCATGTGTCGGCGGAGGTGTTCACGGGCCTGCAGGCGTCCATCTCCGGCGAGCTGGCCGTGCTCGACCTCGCCGTCGAGCCGGGTGACCCGACGGCACGGCTGCGGGGTCCCGAGCTCGTCGTGCACCTTCAGCTCATGCACGGGCTCGCGCAGGAGGAGCTGGATGCCGTGCTCGCCCGCGTCGCCCGCCGGTGGGCGGCCGATGACCGCATCGCGGTGCTCGTCGACTCCCTGACCGTCAAGCTGCACCGCTCCCCGTAA
- the hisB gene encoding imidazoleglycerol-phosphate dehydratase HisB, translating into MTASGAPRTATLRRATSESTVELEVNLDGTGVSEISTSVPFYDHLLTAFAKHSLTDLTVRATGDTHIDAHHTVEDVAIVLGDAIRQALGDKAGITRFGDALVPLDEALVQAVVDISGRPYLVHTGEPAGFEYHLIGGHFTGSLVRHTFEALAFHAGLTVHVRVLEGRDAHHIAEAEYKAFARAFRQAKSLDPLVEGIPSTKGAL; encoded by the coding sequence ATGACCGCATCAGGCGCGCCGCGCACAGCGACTCTGCGACGCGCGACGAGTGAGTCCACCGTCGAGCTGGAAGTGAACCTCGACGGCACCGGCGTGAGCGAGATCTCCACGAGCGTGCCGTTCTACGACCACCTGCTCACGGCGTTCGCGAAGCACTCCCTGACCGACCTCACCGTGCGGGCCACCGGCGACACGCACATCGACGCGCACCACACCGTGGAGGACGTCGCGATCGTGCTGGGCGACGCCATCCGTCAGGCCCTGGGCGACAAGGCCGGCATCACGCGGTTCGGCGACGCGCTCGTGCCGCTGGACGAGGCGCTCGTGCAGGCCGTCGTGGACATCAGCGGCCGTCCCTACCTCGTGCACACCGGCGAGCCGGCCGGGTTCGAGTACCACCTCATCGGCGGCCACTTCACCGGCTCCCTCGTGCGGCACACGTTCGAGGCGCTCGCCTTCCACGCCGGCCTCACGGTGCACGTGCGCGTGCTCGAGGGCCGCGACGCCCACCACATCGCCGAAGCGGAGTACAAGGCGTTCGCGCGCGCGTTCCGTCAGGCCAAGTCGCTGGACCCGCTCGTGGAAGGCATCCCCAGCACGAAGGGTGCGCTGTGA
- the infC gene encoding translation initiation factor IF-3, translated as MSDPRTNDRIRVPEVRLVGPAGEQVGVVRIEVALRLAQEADLDLVEVAPNSKPPVVKIMDYGKFKYEAAQKAKEARRNQANTVLKEVRFRLKIEAHDYITKLKRAEGFLQAGDKVKAMILFRGREQSRPEQGVRLLRKFAEDVAEFGTVESNPTIDGRNMVMVVAPHKNKSEAKAEQNAQRAANKEAARSAARGDAPAEGDTDAPAEAPAE; from the coding sequence ATCAGCGATCCCCGCACCAACGACCGCATCCGCGTCCCCGAGGTCCGCCTCGTCGGACCCGCGGGTGAGCAGGTCGGCGTCGTCCGCATCGAGGTGGCGCTGCGCCTGGCCCAGGAGGCCGACCTCGATCTCGTAGAGGTGGCCCCCAACTCGAAGCCGCCCGTGGTCAAGATCATGGACTACGGCAAGTTCAAGTACGAGGCTGCGCAGAAGGCCAAGGAAGCGCGTCGCAACCAGGCGAACACCGTCCTCAAGGAGGTCCGGTTCCGTCTGAAGATCGAAGCGCACGACTACATCACCAAGCTCAAGCGCGCCGAAGGCTTCCTGCAGGCCGGCGACAAGGTCAAGGCGATGATCCTGTTCCGCGGTCGCGAGCAGTCGCGCCCCGAGCAGGGTGTGCGTCTCCTGCGCAAGTTCGCCGAGGACGTCGCCGAGTTCGGCACGGTCGAGTCGAACCCGACCATCGACGGTCGCAACATGGTGATGGTGGTCGCACCGCACAAGAACAAGTCCGAGGCGAAGGCCGAGCAGAACGCCCAGCGCGCTGCCAACAAGGAAGCCGCCCGTTCGGCCGCTCGCGGCGACGCGCCGGCCGAGGGCGACACCGACGCGCCCGCCGAAGCACCGGCCGAGTAA